One window of Mediterraneibacter gnavus ATCC 29149 genomic DNA carries:
- a CDS encoding LacI family DNA-binding transcriptional regulator translates to MKKLTINEIAEMVGVSKTTISFYLNGKTNKMSDETQKKIQQVIEETGYTPSAATRTVKASDDCIGVILGDVSKPFAAKALKGIEEEAHEAGYQVIVGSNEMSFAKEKEYVEHMLKMGVSGFIIQATYRFGILAMELEKKNKKVVYLDIPPYDSQGVRVLGDNYQCVYDAISQCIERGYDQLLVVSDANESEYTGMDNLRGFKDAANDAGVSFKTYFIEAETTREEIHDYLEQNISEYKKTLVYASDVEALRKVYLGIKLFPDFQSLFPERLGLIGFDVTGWTKIAVPEISAIMIPAYQEGQIASRKLIEMIESKNSISNKKVIIKNAVRWRDSTL, encoded by the coding sequence ATGAAAAAACTGACCATTAATGAAATTGCAGAAATGGTAGGAGTTTCGAAGACAACGATTTCTTTTTATTTGAACGGAAAAACGAATAAAATGTCAGATGAGACACAGAAAAAGATCCAGCAGGTCATTGAAGAGACCGGTTACACGCCAAGCGCTGCGACCAGAACAGTAAAGGCAAGCGATGACTGTATCGGCGTGATTCTTGGAGATGTGTCCAAACCATTTGCGGCAAAGGCACTGAAAGGAATTGAAGAAGAAGCACATGAGGCCGGATATCAGGTGATCGTGGGAAGTAACGAGATGTCATTTGCCAAAGAAAAAGAATATGTTGAGCATATGCTGAAAATGGGAGTGTCCGGTTTTATCATACAGGCAACATACAGGTTTGGAATTTTGGCAATGGAATTGGAAAAAAAGAATAAAAAGGTCGTATATCTGGATATTCCACCTTATGATTCACAGGGAGTAAGAGTTTTGGGAGACAATTATCAATGCGTATATGATGCAATCAGTCAATGCATTGAGAGAGGATATGATCAGCTTCTGGTTGTTTCGGATGCCAATGAATCGGAGTATACCGGAATGGATAACCTGCGAGGCTTCAAGGATGCGGCAAACGATGCCGGAGTTTCATTTAAGACCTATTTTATAGAAGCGGAGACAACAAGAGAAGAGATTCATGATTATCTGGAACAGAATATCAGCGAGTATAAGAAAACACTGGTGTATGCTTCAGATGTGGAGGCGCTTCGAAAAGTGTATCTTGGGATTAAGTTATTTCCGGATTTTCAGTCATTGTTTCCAGAGCGTCTGGGGCTGATCGGATTTGATGTGACCGGATGGACAAAGATCGCAGTACCGGAAATCTCAGCAATCATGATCCCTGCTTATCAGGAAGGTCAGATTGCCTCCCGAAAACTGATTGAAATGATCGAGAGTAAAAACAGTATTTCGAATAAAAAAGTAATTATAAAAAATGCAGTGCGCTGGAGAGACAGTACGCTGTAG